The sequence below is a genomic window from Acropora palmata chromosome 5, jaAcrPala1.3, whole genome shotgun sequence.
TGATTGGTTCCACCTAATTAGCATTCGATAGTACTTGCAACCCGTCCTCTTGGAAATCACAGAGAAACATCAGACAAAGCATACGTGTCCAACACAGGATAACCACCAGTGGGATGTCGTTGATATTCGTTCATACACTTAGGTGGAGAGAAACGACATGAAGTGAGGGTTCTTCTCTCATGAAACTTCGCGACGACAGGGTCACATCACCACTATGCCACCATCAGCTAGTTAATGTATTTCattaactcgatagaaacacggaaaatgttCTTAATTGATGACGCCAACACGATAAATCTCGAAATTTTACGATTTTGACCACCGTAGTTCTACTTTGACAATGGAGTCTATTCCACTGCCTCAGTATGGGACCCACCTTAAGTGCAGGAAAATTTTCTCGCAGGACCAAACTATAGCAACTggaacatgtcaaaatcgaaAGATTTAAACCAATGCAAAATGGAGTAAGTGTGATTTAAAAAACCACTAGGACTCTGATTAGTTGCTTTGGATGCACATAACAAGCACTTCTTACTCTTAAATTTCTATAACTATTCTTGTCAGATAAAAGCAACAACTAATATTATACTGCTACTAAACAGATTTTGTGCATATTGTAATGAGGCACTGAAGATGAAAATACAAGAACTTTGTACATAACAAGGGTTCCTTGGGTAGAAAGTGAAAACAGTGAAGCTGAGACCATGGACACATTCAACTTTGagaacttttcaaaatatctcATTGCCTTCTCTGACCCTCTTTGCACTGACCTGACTTTCAAAATCAcattgatttgtaatttcttgttAATGTAATAAATTACAGTGTTGTACAAATTTGTTGTagtattttttccttgcaaATTGTCCATGTATTTATTCATTGCTCTTTCATGTTTGAGTCTCTTTTGTGGTGTACATCAATGGAAACCAAAGCACTGAagatgaaaacagaaaaactttGTACATAACAAGCGTTACTTGGGAACAAAGTGAAGGCAGTGGAGCTGAGACCATGGACACATCCGGCAACTTTGagaacttttcaaaatatctGATTATCTTCTCTTACTGTCTCTCTTTGTGGTGAGCtgactttaaaattaattaagttgatttgtaatttcgTGGTTACTTGACAAATTACAGAGTTATCAAACTTGTTGTAGTACTTTGTTCTTGCATTGTTCATTGCTCTTTAATGTTTGAGTCTTTTTGTTGTGTATATCCATATTCCCCTTTTAATTTCACTTACTCGCTTTTAGTACCTGATCTCAAATTAGATGAGCTTTCAATCAAAGGATTAAGCATGTCAGAGTATTAGTATTTTCAGATAACAACTTTGCAATTACTTTGCTTTCCTGTATTGATTAAACGCTGGCGTCCCTCCTCTGTGAGCTTGTTATCACTGAGGTTTAACCTTTCCAGTCCACAATTACTTCGCTCAAGTGCGTCTGCCAAATCCTTCACTGCTTTGTCAGTGAACTTGTTCTTACTCAGGTTTAAACATTTTAGTTTGCATTCCCTcttaataataaatttgttcACATCTTTTGCGCTCACATCTCCCAACTCACTGGAGCACAACTTAATGTGCAAAACGTTTTCAGCATTTTCTAACAAATGTAAAACAGCAGCCAGATCAATTGGTGTGAGTGAACAATTACTTAAGTCAACTgcattgaaattaattttccgttttttgttttgtaattctGGCTGCTGCACATTGGTAGTCTCGTACAGATACTTGCATACTTTCAAAGCTagatttttgtctttttttggccaaaagatcagtttttctccttctgaAGACAGGgggttttctttcttctcagtCGACTTCGGCAACAGTTTCATAAAAATGTCGCTGCCTGAGCTCTTCAGTAATCCAGCTAGGAACAGCAGTACCACTTGCCATGTGCCAACATTGATATGCTTGTGAACAAATCTTTCAATCTGCTCTTTTGACATGGTGTGTACCAGGTACTTTGCAGCAAAGAATTCCTGCACCGTCAGGTGAGTAAATCAGAATTGGGACTTTGACTCCCTGTCACTCAATAGTGACGGTTGTTCGTCGGGCAATTTGTGAAGCAGTCCGCAATCTTCCAACCCACAGACTTCGCTTGATTCAAAGAAAAGTCGTCCTTCTTCAATCCCCTTAAAAGCGATTTTTTCAAGACTATTTAACATTTCTTGAAGTTCAAATGCCTCATACATGAGCGTTGACTTTGGCTTTTCAGGCTCCTTTTGAGAGCAGCCTTCCCTGTTGTGACaggagaaaaacatttttatggCCATTTTATAAATGTCCGTTATTGTTGTTGGGAGTACTTGCGAAGACTCATAAAGGATCATTTGAAGCAAGGAGTGGCAAATAAGAAAACAGTTCCTAGGGATGTAACAAAGCgaaaagatatatatattgGACTTGATGTGTCCCCACATTTTCTCCTTTGCTCCAGGGACACCTTGAGTAAATTTCGTAACACAGTCCTCGACATTCTCGGACGTAAATCCACGAGTTTTGACTATTCTTTGAAAACTGACATGTGCAACATATTTCACGGCAGTTGGTCTTGTCGTTGTGGTAATGCTTGTACCACGAAGAAGCTTTCCCGCCACCAGTTTGTTATACAAAACGGAAACGGGCATCTTTTCTTCTACATCATTCTTGTAAGTTGGGTCATCTTTCTGGGCCTTGATATCCTCTTTTCTCGAATACTTATCCACTCCATCGAAAATTAACAGAACTTTGGTAGATTCTGTTTTCATAACATGCCATACAGAATCATCCAAACGTTGCACAGTTTCTGCGCGGGCCAACAGCTCACGAAGGCTCAACTTTCCGTGGTTATTAAAACGCCAAAACTTCACTAACAAGACAACGTTAAAGACCTTAAACGCTTTACCAGATGCCCAAAGTCGAAGTATCTCTGTGCTCCAAGATGTCTTTCCTACCCCAGGGTGGCCAATAACAAGAACATTTTTGTGCTCCATGTCAATAATATGCTCTGGTTTAGCGAATTGGCAGTCCTTTTCATCAGGCGGGTATTCTTCGAGCTGTCTACATCTTTCACAAACTGATGGGGAGCTCTGCCCTCATGGAATGCCACATGGATCTTGTCCATTGTGAGTTGATGACTGTCGCCTTCGTCAGGatttggtctttgaaaaggtTGTTTAAGATCACTGGGTTGCTCAGTGCCCTGCAAGCAATTCTCTTTCAGCGCGTGTATGGCACTTTGGAAATCCCTTTGCAGTTGAGCGTCTTCCATAGTAATTGCTGTGCTAATCATAGCTCGATGTTGTGGTTCCACTAAAGGAATCCCTTGTGGTTGTGCTTGGCGCTGATCGTCCAAGTTCCATTTCAAATGATCAGCATAAAACCGCCAATTTTCCATGAATTGTTTTCCATGTCTACCTCGCGATAAGATCCAAATAATCTCcaggaaagcaaaaattgcGAAAATTCCATTCGTTGCTGCCAAAACTTCCATCCAGATATTTTTATAACGTGCTCGAAGATTGGAACAATTGAATGAAATGGTAGATTGTGTTCCGTCCACTGACCTTGAATTGACTAGGGAACAGGAAAAGTTGGACGGAAAGTTCCCTGAATAAAGTGTAGGGCTTTTTAGGAAGAAGATGaaatacatttaaaaaaaaatgctaaggATGAGTTGAGCAAGATATGCTATGAAAAGGTTTCGTCTTCGATCCCTAAGTTGTCCTTGGGCATCTTGAGGGTTACGTTCGAGTTCATTAACAGTAGACTTGGCGTAGTGAGAGTAGCTGACTCTCACAATTGGAATAACAAGCATATTTACCATGACAAAGACGAAAGAAGAAATGCCAAGTTTACCATTTCGCATCCGGTATTCATGATAGCACAATCGATGGATGGAATCGTTGTGCGGGTTGTTCCCTGTCACGCATTGAATATCGTACATGGATTCACTGCTTTCCAGCTCTACCCAAACTATACACAGTGTGACACCGACTACGATCCAAATTATGACCCGTGCAAACGTGAACTTGTTTAAAGTTTTGGGAATGATCGCTTTCTTGATTGCCGCGCAGTCCATTTTGTATTTGATCGTTCCTCTTTGCTTCTGATCTGGTTATGACAAAAAGGTTAGAACTGGCGTCCTTTCGTAGGCCGAGACTGACAGTCCGCGAAGTGTCTTTCAACGCTCGAACATTTCATCCATTAATAACAGGgtaaaattactgaatgctgattggtcaatgaagagggTATTTTAGCTCAAGAGGGCAAAATTGCTCCCTTACGATTGGTCCTCcctcaggttgcctagcaacagctcatTCGCTCGAGGAGTTGTTTTTCCTAATGGCGTCTCGTTACGAGATAGTTGACcaggaatatatcgaagaattaaaggacaacaccggaaatgaaaacacaaataatAGCGCGGAGTGgtgaaagaacgttttcaaaaaatgggtgaatgaaagaaactttcgagcaaatttagaagagtacgagaacaATGTCCACGACCAACGTCTGTCGCAGTCTTAGGCATTCAGAAATTcggtaattttgccctctatgttattaacaagtaaccccaatggatcctcgtaaaattgaggattaatatcacttgtgttttcagaaattgctaaaattgccCGAGTTGGGCAATTCCAGcaacaagtgatattaatccttaatttttcTCGCTCCCacgtgattacctatacaaatttcACTGACCCGTGCTGATCTTGAAGTCGTCAAAAGAACACGCGCCAAGTAGTTAAGCAGCCATTAATTAAAACACATGAGAAACATTCCAAAATTTTGACAGAAATTATCGCAATGGCTTTATTTACACAGTTTAAACTTGCTGCTCGTATCTTTTTAGCAAAGAAGAACCCCTCCCACTCGTCGCTATTCATGGAACAATCATTTGCAGCAACACATTCCTCagttaggggttagggttagtggTTTTCTTTAATGACCGCGTAACTGAGACTTTACAGCCACGAATCTTTTCGTAATTCAAAGGCCGAGAAAGTAATCGGAGCAGTAGAGAAATTAAGGAAAATActagacaaaacaaagcaaaaaaacaggACAATTATAACATCTTGAGCTATCGTCCGCATCACATTGAAAAGCATAAATGTCCTAGTGAAACGGAATTGGCCTCAGGGAAAAGGCTAAAATCATGCGACATCATTCTCAAAGCGGTATTTTTTGCTGATCATCAATGCGTTGAATGCACAATTCATGGTTGGATAATAagggaataacatgactttttgagggaatattgtttatttgcgcccgCGTAGTGTCATTTACggcccgagcgcgaagcgcgagggccgcaaatgacactacaagggcgcaaataaacaatattcccgaaaaaagtcatgtcattatcattattatcaataaacaaggccaaatgatatcaagaatgcgaggtttaataatacaagctaagtgaataacgaattcaaagtcacttcaaatcatcatgtaagtgttgattaaacaagctattaaaaaatcaactcagtccagtgaacttatttaaaattaccgaaaaaatgcttaaaatcgtctataaataataggcatatcacaaaattaaccttaaagatgtctatgctggtaacagaatcatcacaaagttaacccaaatctgagttttgactgctaatttcttccattactttagttttcgctcggcaacgattcgtcgactgaaaaaactgcagttcaaaaccggagtttcgcaaatgaatggttttcccgCGTCAACACTTGGCTTACTCTAATTGGTTAAGATCCGTCGGATGATgaagcaagaaccaatcagctgtagggctgataatgcattagcagcccgctgtcagtcatttgcggcccgctgagcgtgtgttttgaagaggccgattttctatttggccgcGTATATTGGTAATAATTGATCATAATTACTTCCACAAATTGATGAACGCATCTTAGACACACAAAAGCTGTGTTTAAGTTACCATAGGAGCAAATTGATAAGATTTCttacgtaaaaaaaaaaaactcaactGCGGGAAACCTCAAATGAATTTCGGCGAATAATACAAGATTACAAGAACTGCAAGCCGTGAAACCAGGAGAGCAAACGACGCGTGCATTTAGTACGCTCTCTTGTTTTTCGCCGAAGGGTCTACTCGCAGTCTTGAGTCTTAAACAAGTAAATCTGTTTAATTTGTTCCCAAGAAAGTTCTAGAGACTACACACAGTCTAAAAGTTTTATAGCAAGGCAACGCATTGATATTACAATATACGCTATGCATCAACGATAATTAAACTTGCTGGTTTGAGTCCGTGATATTTTAGGGGATTTTGAGATATTTTGagatattttgaaatcacCATTGACTTTATGAGAATGAGCCTCAGTACACACAAAAGGTAGGGGGAAGGGGTGGGTCAAGTACTGACTGAGAACCCAACACTATATTTATTGCTCTAAATTCATTTCCCAAAACCGAATTTCTGTATTTCTATTGCGAAAGGGGAAAATCAATGCGAAGGCAAGATGATGTTACACTCTGACAACAAGACTGCATCTAGACGagttcaaaaagaaaaggcacaTCTCCTATAGCTCAAGTCGCAATTACCTTTCTATGtgaaatgtatatgaaattcccgttgaagccctgatattttcaggcttcttccttccaattgcttaaattggaaaaaatttactgcgatgatcactcttcactttttatgtttaaaaagttattttgaacAGCCTCGCGACATGATTACGGCCACGACTAACCGAAGATAAATCGAGGCCACCATTGCAATCCCCTGTTCAGTCAACGACCTTGAAACGTTCGGATAAGTTCGAGTATATCTAAAGTCTCTCTTCCTTTCGCCATACACGGTATACTGGTTTTACCAACGACACCATTGGTTTCAGAAACAcctgcaatatttttttttgggaaaccCCTTCATCCACGCAATTGCGGAAAAAGATGAACACAGGAAAAGCAAGAACAACTATGTTGACAAGCTGTGAAGCAACAGACAATGGGAACCTTACTAAACCAGTTAATTCATGAACTACATTTAATCTATAAAGGAAAGCACTTTCACATCATTCATTTCACAACCATCATGGTTTCAGACATCGCTATTTATTCTCCTTGTGAATGGAAAGGTATTAAgtgcaaaactgaaaaagctCACTGCATTGGTTCTACCTAATTAACATGCGACAGTAGTCGCAACCCGTCCTGTTTAAATACCGGTTTTGGAAAACACAGAGAAACATCAGACAAAGCATACTTGTCCAAAACAGGGTAACCACCAGTGGGATGTCGTTGATATTCGTTCACACACTTAGTGGAGAGAAACGACATGAAGTCAAGGTTCTTCTCTACAGAAACTTCGCGACGACAGGGTCACGTCAGTCACCACTATGCCTCCATCAGCTAGTTCATGTATTTCACGATTATGCTATCGTTAACCGTTGCATGATATGAGCTAGCCAGCCTATAGGCGAAtttttgctgacgtcattgtttacatttttgctcgttagcatacgacttacctgatagaagcagtggccgtatatacgagctaaatgcaaaagttgaaagagctgattaagttgagcaatttgtgtaattttcagctctttgcaagcag
It includes:
- the LOC141881380 gene encoding protein NLRC3-like, with the protein product MEHKNVLVIGHPGVGKTSWSTEILRLWASGKAFKVFNVVLLVKFWRFNNHGKLSLRELLARAETVQRLDDSVWHVMKTESTKVLLIFDGVDKYSRKEDIKAQKDDPTYKNDVEEKMPVSVLYNKLVAGKLLRGTSITTTTRPTAVKYVAHVSFQRIVKTRGFTSENVEDCVTKFTQGVPGAKEKMWGHIKSNIYIFSLCYIPRNCFLICHSLLQMILYESSQVLPTTITDIYKMAIKMFFSCHNREGCSQKEPEKPKSTLMYEAFELQEMLNSLEKIAFKGIEEGRLFFESSEVCGLEDCGLLHKLPDEQPSLLSDRESKSQF